A DNA window from Camelina sativa cultivar DH55 chromosome 17, Cs, whole genome shotgun sequence contains the following coding sequences:
- the LOC104756688 gene encoding dynein light chain 1, cytoplasmic-like codes for MEGVELELERRSKFLNSLIQKKKAKEQQEQKDEFNVRVRASDMPLPQQNRAFSLSREILNATPGKADNKRLALALKKDFDSAYGPAWHCIVGTSFGSYVTHSIGGFIYFQIDKVYVLLFKTVVEPLDQK; via the exons ATGGAAGGAGTTGAGCTAGAGCTagagagaagaagcaagttCTTGAACAGCTTGatacagaagaagaaggccAAAGAACAGCAAGAACAGAAAGATGAGTTCAATGTTCGAGTTAGGGCTTCAGATATGCCTTTGCCTCAACAAAACAGAGCCTTTAGTTTGTCTCGTGAGATTTTGAATGCTACGCCTGGGAAGGCTGATAACAAACGACTCGCTCTTGCCCTCAAAAAG GACTTCGATTCAGCCTACGGGCCGGCATGGCACTGCATTGTTGGGACAAGCTTTGGTTCATACGTGACTCATTCCATTGGaggattcatatattttcagaTCGACAAAGTTTACGTTCTTCTCTTCAAGACCGTAGTGGAGCCCTTAGATCAAAAATGA
- the LOC104756687 gene encoding endoglucanase 4 has translation MAGNSFMTPAIMLMLAVLLLISPEVYAGHNYRDALRKSILFFEGQRSGKLPPDQRLKWRRDSALRDGSSAGVDLTGGYYDAGDNVKFGFPMAFTTTMMSWSVIDFGKTMGPELENAVKAIKWGTDYLMKATQIPGVVFVQVGDAYSDHNCWERPEDMDTLRTVYKIDKDHPGSEVAGETAAALAAASIVFEKRDPAYSKMLLDRAARVFAFAQKYRGAYSDSLYQAVCPFYCDFNGYEDELLWGAAWLHKASKKRVYREFIVKNQVILKAGDTIHEFGWDNKHAGINVLISKMVLMGKADYFQSFTQNADEFICSLLPGISHPQVQYSQGGLLVKSGGSNMQHVTSLSFLLLTYSNYLSHAKKVVQCGDFTASPALLRQTAKRQVDYILGDNPMKMSYMVGYGPKFPQMIHHRGSSVPSVVDHPGRIGCKDGSRYFLSPNPNPNLLIGAVVGGPNVTDDFPDSRPYFQLTEPTTYINAPLLGLLGYFSARS, from the exons ATGGCGGGAAACTCATTTATGACTCCGGCGATTATGCTAATGCTCGCCGTGCTTCTCCTTATTTCACCGGAGGTCTACGCTGGACATAACTACCGTGACGCTCTCCGCAAAAGCATCCTCTTCTTCGAGGGTCAACGCTCCGGAAAACTCCCGCCAGATCAACGTCTCAAATGGCGCCGCGACTCCGCCTTGCGCGACGGTTCCTCCGCCGGAGTGGATTTAACGGGAGGATACTACGACGCCGGAGATAACGTGAAGTTCGGGTTTCCAATGGCGTTCACGACGACGATGATGTCGTGGAGCGTCATAGATTTCGGTAAAACGATGGGACCGGAGCTTGAAAACGCCGTGAAAGCTATCAAATGGGGAACGGATTATCTCATGAAAGCGACTCAGATTCCCGGAGTCGTCTTTGTTCAAGTCGGAGACGCTTACTCCGATCATAATTGCTGGGAACGTCCCGAGGACATGGACACGCTTCGAACGGTTTATAAAATCGATAAAGACCATCCTGGTTCGGAAGTCGCTGGAGAAACCGCAGCCGCACTAGCAGCCGCGTCGATCGTGTTTGAGAAACGCGATCCAGCATACTCCAAGATGCTCCTGGACCGAGCAGCAAGG GTGTTTGCGTTCGCCCAAAAGTACCGAGGAGCGTACAGTGATAGTCTTTACCAAGCAGTGTGTCCTTTTTACTGCGATTTCAACGGTTACGAG GATGAGTTGCTTTGGGGAGCGGCATGGCTACACAAAGCTTCAAAGAAACGTGTGTATAGAGAGTTCATTGTGAAGAACCAAGTTATCCTAAAAGCTGGAGATACGATTCACGAGTTTGGTTGGGATAACAAACATGCCGGGATTAATGTCTTAATCTCCAAAATGGTATTAATGGGAAAAGCAGattattttcagagttttaCGCAAAACGCTGATGAGTTCATCTGTTCTTTATTGCCTGGAATCTCCCATCCTCAAGTCCAATACTCACAAG GAGGACTATTAGTGAAGAGTGGAGGGAGCAATATGCAACATGTAACATCATTGTCGTTTTTGTTACTTACATATTCTAATTATCTAAGTCACGCCAAAAAGGTGGTGCAATGTGGCGATTTCACAGCTTCGCCTGCTCTTCTCCGCCAAACCGCCAAGCGACAG GTGGACTACATACTAGGAGATAATCCGATGAAAATGTCGTACATGGTTGGATACGGTCCGAAGTTTCCACAGATGATTCACCATCGCGGCAGCTCCGTTCCTTCAGTCGTGGACCATCCTGGTCGTATAGGGTGTAAAGACGGTTCTCGTTACTTCCTCAGCCCGAATCCTAACCCTAACTTGCTGATTGGTGCCGTCGTTGGTGGTCCTAATGTCACTGACGATTTTCCTGATTCGAGACCCTACTTTCAGCTGACTGAGCCAACGACTTACATCAACGCACCTCTATTGGGCCTTCTTGGTTATTTTTCGGCCCGTTCGTAG
- the LOC104756686 gene encoding 21 kDa protein, which produces MKPSLHQPLLFFFFLATFLPLILTVRSQSDDSDFIRTSCNTTLYPDVCFSSLSTFSSSVHNDPALLARAAISVTLIKSIDLASYLANITTPQPESQDDGAHHPTAAAVFHDCFDNLKDAVDEMKGSMKQMRELVSTGSLESFRFQMSNVQTWLSAALTDEETCTDGFKDIHDEPRKDEVCARVDDVKKMTSNALALVNRCVDKAIH; this is translated from the coding sequence ATGAAACCTTCTCTTCATCAaccacttctcttcttcttcttcttagccaCCTTCCTCCCATTAATCCTGACCGTCCGTTCCCAATCAGACGACTCAGATTTCATCCGCACTAGCTGCAACACCACATTATACCCTGACGTATGCTTCTCCTCTCTTTCAACCTTCTCTAGCTCCGTCCACAACGACCCGGCTCTCTTGGCTCGAGCCGCAATCTCCGTTACTCTCATCAAGTCCATCGACTTAGCCTCATACCTCGCAAACATCACCACTCCCCAGCCAGAGAGCCAAGACGATGGTGCCCACCACCCAACCGCAGCCGCCGTTTTTCATGACTGCTTCGACAACCTTAAAGACGCGGTCGACGAAATGAAAGGCTCGATGAAACAGATGAGGGAGCTGGTCTCGACTGGCTCCCTTGAGTCGTTCAGGTTCCAAATGAGTAACGTGCAGACGTGGCTCAGTGCGGCTTTAACTGACGAGGAGACTTGTACGGACGGGTTTAAAGACATTCACGATGAGCCGAGGAAGGATGAAGTATGCGCACGGGTCGATGACGTCAAGAAGATGACTAGTAATGCTTTGGCTCTAGTTAATCGATGTGTTGATAAGGCAATACATTGA